A stretch of Cystobacter ferrugineus DNA encodes these proteins:
- a CDS encoding lamin tail domain-containing protein, with protein MKHAPPSLARLVAWSALLLGLSLGGSACRDQPNPPSPPAREVPDAERSSVEVNPAQGVRANGQDTVEIRVTVRKADGTPLEGRAVTVEASGEGNTLQQASGPTDAEGVAVATLASTAAGTKTVTATVEAEGGPVTLASRPTVEFVSLSAPHLVFTGTPSFGIAGEPLGAFEVTIQDANGQTATGASDTVTVSLGEGSPSAELKGTLSVAAVNGVARFSTLVIEKAAAGYTLVASAPGLGSVTSSPFEVLPAPVTAEKLVFTQQPSNRGAGETFEVRVAVTDASGNRLPVSAPRVTLALNKGTLAGTTSVDPVDGVASFPGLSITEAGTGYVLTASAEGLDSVSSDSFDIASTGTPAMLVFRTQPSSVKVREVMPAVTVAITDEFGNVLSVDSPDVTLGLVGGNNAAELLGTVTVKPVAGLATFSTLSVDQQGTDFWLVAMAGTLDSTTSGKFTIVDDVAPSAVSLKVAELTANAVTLAWTAVGDDGSLGIASSYELRYSLSPITEASFEAATPVSVGVPQDPGSSESARVTGLTVGTHYYFALKVKDDAGNSSLSFVDTTTPVDVCAGVTCTPDAPVCAADGVSRITYTAACVDENGTATCKQTETTTACTGASAVCFNAQCDTAPKPTANQLLVSEVMHSPSSGTTEYFELTNATDSLLNLNGLTVTYKNGSDAVRSFQVDSGSTPLVVGRKGHFVLAQNKDRTTNGGVSASYQYPSSIALEGSGSFIVANGASTVTEFRYTPSFPQSTGSSMNLSSLILGTRAAALPWYWCDSTDALTGGDFGTPGAANTTCGMTASPVVSLCFIQSPKTIPPTQAGTPVAVSSRFKAASVTDRNTAGNDNHPHVVAELGYGPDTSPATAWTWTPISFNGEYAPTVSDEDETLGELRISTPGSYKYGFRYSFKDPVTGTLSTPVYCGQSDISDPTNGVFGTVTITEPPSAGHVVISEFASKNAVAGSTTPNHNDEFIELYNPTDVAVALTGWKIQYSSDSGAFGDLGGLTFITESIPAKGYYLIAQKASFTGPTPDATYTALTGHSGGSLQVLDASGAVVDRLAWGTGTALKPEGSPAPSIPNTEAGKSYERKAVFASTADTMKPGGGDALRGNGYDSDNNASDFVLRATRDPQNSSSAPESP; from the coding sequence ATGAAGCATGCCCCCCCCTCGCTCGCGCGGCTGGTCGCGTGGAGTGCGTTGTTGCTCGGTCTGTCCCTCGGCGGATCGGCATGTCGTGATCAGCCGAACCCACCTTCTCCTCCGGCGCGGGAGGTGCCGGACGCGGAGCGCTCGTCCGTGGAGGTGAATCCGGCACAGGGGGTGCGCGCCAACGGCCAGGACACCGTGGAGATCCGGGTGACGGTGCGCAAGGCGGATGGCACTCCCCTGGAAGGCCGCGCGGTGACGGTGGAGGCCTCGGGTGAGGGCAACACGCTTCAGCAGGCGTCGGGCCCCACGGATGCGGAGGGCGTGGCGGTTGCGACGCTCGCGTCCACCGCCGCGGGCACGAAGACGGTGACGGCCACGGTGGAGGCGGAAGGGGGTCCGGTGACGCTGGCCTCGCGGCCCACCGTCGAGTTCGTCTCCCTGTCCGCCCCCCATCTGGTCTTCACCGGGACGCCCTCGTTCGGCATCGCGGGCGAGCCGCTGGGCGCTTTCGAGGTCACCATCCAGGACGCGAACGGCCAGACGGCGACGGGCGCCAGCGACACCGTGACGGTGTCGCTCGGCGAGGGCTCTCCCTCGGCCGAGCTGAAGGGGACGCTGTCCGTGGCGGCGGTCAATGGCGTGGCGCGCTTCTCCACGTTGGTGATCGAGAAGGCCGCGGCGGGCTACACCCTGGTGGCGAGCGCCCCCGGCCTGGGGTCGGTGACGAGCTCCCCCTTCGAGGTGCTGCCCGCGCCGGTCACCGCCGAGAAACTCGTCTTCACCCAGCAGCCCTCCAACCGGGGCGCTGGAGAGACCTTCGAGGTGCGGGTGGCCGTGACGGATGCTTCCGGCAACCGGCTCCCCGTCTCCGCCCCGCGGGTGACGCTCGCCCTCAACAAGGGCACGCTGGCGGGGACCACGTCCGTGGACCCCGTGGATGGCGTGGCGTCCTTCCCGGGCCTCTCCATCACCGAGGCGGGCACCGGCTACGTGCTGACGGCCTCCGCCGAGGGGCTGGACTCCGTTTCGAGCGATTCCTTCGACATCGCCAGCACGGGGACGCCCGCGATGCTGGTGTTCCGCACGCAGCCCTCCAGCGTCAAGGTTCGCGAGGTGATGCCCGCGGTGACCGTGGCCATCACCGACGAGTTCGGCAACGTGCTCTCCGTGGACTCTCCCGACGTCACGCTGGGCCTGGTGGGCGGCAACAACGCGGCCGAGCTGCTGGGCACCGTGACCGTGAAGCCCGTGGCGGGGCTCGCCACCTTCTCCACGTTGAGCGTGGATCAGCAGGGCACGGATTTCTGGCTCGTCGCCATGGCGGGCACGCTGGACAGCACCACCAGCGGCAAGTTCACCATCGTGGATGACGTCGCGCCGAGCGCCGTGTCGCTCAAGGTGGCCGAGCTTACGGCCAACGCGGTGACCCTGGCCTGGACGGCCGTGGGCGATGACGGGTCGCTGGGCATCGCCTCCAGCTACGAGCTGCGCTACTCCCTGAGCCCCATCACCGAGGCGTCGTTCGAGGCCGCCACGCCGGTGAGCGTGGGCGTGCCCCAGGACCCGGGCAGCTCGGAGTCGGCGCGCGTCACCGGTCTGACGGTCGGCACCCACTACTACTTCGCGCTGAAGGTGAAGGACGATGCCGGCAACTCCAGCCTGTCCTTCGTGGACACGACCACGCCCGTGGACGTGTGCGCGGGCGTGACCTGCACGCCGGATGCTCCCGTCTGCGCGGCGGATGGGGTCTCGCGGATCACCTACACGGCGGCCTGTGTCGACGAGAATGGCACCGCCACCTGCAAGCAGACGGAGACGACCACCGCGTGCACGGGCGCCAGCGCCGTCTGCTTCAACGCCCAGTGCGACACGGCCCCGAAGCCCACGGCCAACCAGTTGCTCGTCTCCGAGGTGATGCACTCGCCCTCGAGCGGGACGACCGAGTACTTCGAGCTGACCAACGCCACGGACAGCCTGCTCAACCTCAACGGCCTCACGGTGACGTACAAGAACGGCTCGGACGCCGTGCGCTCGTTCCAGGTGGACTCGGGGAGCACGCCGCTGGTGGTGGGCCGCAAGGGCCACTTCGTGCTGGCCCAGAACAAGGACCGGACCACCAATGGTGGCGTCTCCGCCAGCTACCAGTACCCCAGCTCGATCGCCCTGGAGGGCTCGGGGTCGTTCATCGTCGCCAATGGCGCCAGCACGGTGACGGAGTTCAGGTACACGCCTTCCTTCCCCCAGAGCACGGGCAGCTCGATGAACCTCTCCTCGCTCATCCTGGGGACGCGGGCCGCGGCCCTGCCCTGGTACTGGTGTGACTCGACCGATGCGCTCACGGGAGGGGACTTCGGCACGCCCGGGGCCGCCAACACCACGTGCGGCATGACGGCCAGCCCGGTCGTGAGCCTCTGCTTCATCCAGAGCCCGAAGACGATTCCGCCCACCCAGGCGGGTACGCCGGTGGCCGTCTCCAGCCGGTTCAAGGCCGCGAGCGTGACGGACCGCAACACGGCAGGAAACGACAACCATCCCCACGTGGTCGCGGAGCTGGGCTACGGCCCGGACACGAGCCCCGCGACGGCGTGGACCTGGACGCCCATCTCCTTCAATGGGGAGTACGCGCCCACGGTCAGCGACGAGGACGAGACACTGGGCGAGCTGCGCATCTCCACGCCCGGCTCGTACAAGTACGGCTTCCGCTACTCCTTCAAGGACCCGGTCACGGGCACGCTGTCGACCCCTGTCTACTGCGGCCAGAGCGACATCTCGGATCCGACCAACGGTGTTTTCGGCACGGTGACCATCACCGAGCCCCCGAGCGCCGGCCACGTGGTCATCAGCGAGTTCGCCTCGAAGAACGCCGTCGCGGGCAGTACAACCCCCAATCACAACGATGAGTTCATCGAGCTCTACAATCCGACGGACGTCGCCGTTGCGCTCACGGGGTGGAAGATCCAGTACAGCTCGGATTCTGGAGCCTTCGGCGACCTGGGAGGATTGACGTTCATCACGGAGAGCATTCCGGCGAAGGGTTACTACCTGATTGCCCAGAAGGCCTCGTTCACGGGCCCGACGCCCGATGCGACCTATACCGCCCTGACGGGTCACTCGGGAGGCTCGCTGCAAGTCCTCGACGCGAGCGGCGCCGTGGTGGACAGGCTGGCCTGGGGGACGGGAACGGCGCTCAAACCTGAAGGCTCCCCGGCTCCATCCATTCCCAACACCGAGGCGGGTAAAAGCTACGAGCGCAAGGCGGTCTTCGCTTCGACCGCTGACACGATGAAGCCGGGAGGCGGCGACGCCCTGCGTGGCAACGGCTACGACAGCGACAACAACGCGAGCGACTTCGTGCTGCGCGCCACGCGTGATCCGCAGAACTCCTCGAGCGCTCCTGAGTCCCCGTAG
- a CDS encoding SDR family oxidoreductase has product MAQGVFRDGLLAGKSAFITGGSSGINLGIAEALVKAGAKVAINGRNVEKLEAAVKGLQAHGTALGVAADVRQYDALAQALQTARAAHGELDILVCGAAGNFPAPAAGMSSNAFKSVLEIDVLGTFNTCRAAFEHLRKPGACVLNISAPQAYLPMAMQAHVCAAKAGVDMLTRTLAIEWGGLGIRVNSITPGPIEDTEGMRRLAPGDDSRGKLLEALPLGRLGTKQDIAQLALFLSSDAASYITGSLMVCDGGQSLLGSGLMLKALGL; this is encoded by the coding sequence ATGGCACAGGGTGTGTTCCGGGATGGATTGCTGGCGGGCAAGTCGGCGTTCATCACGGGTGGCAGCAGCGGCATCAACCTCGGCATCGCCGAGGCCCTCGTGAAGGCGGGCGCGAAGGTCGCCATCAACGGCCGCAACGTGGAGAAGCTGGAGGCGGCCGTGAAGGGGCTCCAGGCGCATGGCACCGCCCTGGGCGTGGCCGCCGACGTGCGTCAGTACGATGCCCTCGCCCAGGCCCTCCAGACGGCGCGCGCCGCGCACGGGGAGCTCGACATCCTCGTGTGTGGCGCGGCGGGCAACTTCCCCGCGCCCGCGGCCGGCATGTCCTCCAACGCCTTCAAGTCGGTGCTGGAGATCGACGTGCTCGGCACCTTCAACACCTGCCGCGCCGCCTTCGAGCACCTGCGCAAGCCGGGCGCGTGCGTGCTCAACATCTCCGCCCCCCAGGCCTACCTGCCCATGGCCATGCAGGCCCACGTGTGCGCCGCCAAGGCCGGCGTGGACATGCTCACCCGCACCCTCGCCATCGAGTGGGGCGGCCTGGGCATCCGCGTCAACTCCATCACCCCCGGTCCCATCGAGGACACCGAGGGCATGCGCCGGCTCGCTCCGGGTGATGATTCGCGCGGCAAGCTCCTCGAGGCCCTGCCCCTGGGTCGCCTCGGAACGAAGCAGGACATCGCGCAACTCGCGCTTTTCCTGTCATCCGACGCCGCTTCGTACATCACCGGCTCCCTGATGGTGTGTGACGGAGGCCAGTCCCTGCTCGGCTCGGGGTTGATGCTCAAGGCCCTGGGTCTGTGA
- a CDS encoding ATP-binding protein translates to MTPAAIPSRLELDDPAPLLRWLGMDPVGVDLGAIDPVEMWGLVALATLGRVQGNEPLRIRTDRAARSCQFARAVGFEDLMNGDLPSGPGEPGRTVKLTRIQTSDTTEPVAERISRLLITEERFEDTRRTLYYVLNELLRNVVQHSRDPLGGVVGAQVNRGGRNAERPAVQVAVADAGIGIPASLVSRHKSLTDPREALSRSLWPHVSSTFDEGETGSIQNAGMGLFFIAEMTKLVGGRLVLASRGATLILEGDERFEDPHGRTKFLEPGVGFPGTLVAFEMPSEAEQDYEGMIETIKERARERTPRRAVHKWLAFEAPPAEVQRFIVSQSRIEDTVEAQRFSEEKLLTRLFNKQPIALDFMGIPVCTQSYVHALLFEPLRMAWARKTKIYILNAQPAVRSTLELLENYALGG, encoded by the coding sequence ATGACGCCCGCCGCCATTCCCTCACGCCTCGAGTTGGATGACCCAGCGCCCTTGCTGCGCTGGCTGGGAATGGATCCGGTGGGGGTGGACCTGGGAGCCATCGATCCTGTGGAGATGTGGGGTCTCGTCGCGCTCGCGACCCTCGGCCGTGTCCAGGGAAACGAGCCCCTGCGGATCCGGACGGATCGGGCCGCGCGCTCCTGCCAGTTCGCCCGTGCGGTGGGGTTCGAGGATCTCATGAATGGAGACCTCCCCTCCGGCCCCGGAGAGCCTGGGCGCACCGTCAAGCTCACCCGGATCCAGACCTCAGATACGACCGAACCGGTGGCGGAGCGGATCTCCAGACTGCTCATCACCGAGGAGCGGTTCGAGGATACGCGGAGGACGCTCTACTACGTACTCAACGAGTTGCTGCGCAACGTCGTCCAGCACAGCCGCGACCCCTTGGGGGGCGTGGTGGGGGCGCAGGTCAATAGGGGGGGCCGCAACGCGGAGCGCCCCGCGGTGCAGGTGGCCGTTGCGGATGCCGGTATCGGAATCCCCGCGAGCCTCGTGTCCCGGCACAAATCCCTGACGGACCCTCGGGAGGCGCTCTCCCGCTCGCTCTGGCCGCATGTCTCGAGCACCTTCGATGAAGGCGAGACGGGAAGCATCCAGAACGCGGGAATGGGTCTGTTCTTCATCGCGGAGATGACGAAGCTGGTGGGCGGGCGGCTCGTGCTGGCCTCGCGGGGCGCGACGCTCATCCTCGAGGGGGATGAGCGCTTCGAGGACCCTCATGGGAGGACGAAGTTCCTGGAGCCTGGAGTGGGCTTTCCCGGGACCCTCGTCGCCTTCGAGATGCCCTCCGAGGCCGAGCAGGACTACGAGGGTATGATCGAAACCATCAAGGAACGGGCACGAGAGAGAACACCTCGCCGTGCCGTCCACAAGTGGTTGGCCTTCGAGGCGCCTCCCGCCGAGGTCCAGCGCTTCATCGTCAGTCAATCGCGGATCGAGGACACGGTGGAAGCGCAGCGCTTCTCCGAGGAGAAGCTCCTTACCCGGCTCTTCAACAAGCAGCCCATCGCCTTGGACTTCATGGGCATCCCGGTCTGTACGCAGAGTTACGTGCACGCCCTCCTGTTCGAACCGCTTCGGATGGCCTGGGCGCGCAAGACGAAGATCTACATCCTCAACGCCCAACCCGCGGTTCGCAGCACGCTGGAACTGCTGGAGAATTACGCGCTGGGGGGCTGA
- the dnaE gene encoding DNA polymerase III subunit alpha: MSFTHLHLHSLYSLLDGAIRMKDLIKTVKEKGMTSVAVTDHGNMFATIDFYKKAKDAGIKPIIGMETYVAGPKGRADRTEKVGHHLILLAKNKEGYDNLKYLSSMAYREGFYYHPRIDKKLLADHSKGLFALTACLGGEVTGAAFRGDMDHARRAALEYKNIFEPDHFFLEVQSNGMPEQETANTNLKQLSRDLGIPLCATADAHYIKKEDARAHELLMCIASGKTLADGKRMKHSTDKLYVTSPQEMLEYFHDTPEAVHNTQRIVEQINLELKLGKPMLPTFQVPDSHTPDSYMAELARANLEERFKEIDLARFRAGQNPVDREPYKARLELELGVIQKMGFSGYFLIVQDFINWAKQNNIPVGPGRGSGAGSLVAYCLRITDLDPLPYNLLFERFLNPERVSMPDFDVDFCQDRRDEVIKYVGRKYGENNVGQIITFGSLKAKSVLRDVCRVFALPFSEGDRIAKLVPEVLGITLKDAIEQEPRLKEMMEKPSAIGQVDGKDVTTKDVLEIALALEGLHRQPGMHAAGVVIADKPLWEFVPTYQPPGEDTLITQFAKDEVEAAGLVKFDFLGLKTLTVIQNALNLINRNPPNGKPILREDIPLDDAEVWKLMADGDTAGVFQMESSGFTEMVMKLKPSCFEDVIAAGALYRPGPLDSGMVDVFINRKHGREKVVYPHPLLEPVLKDTYGVIVYQEQVMQISQVLGGYTLGRADLLRRAMGKKKAEVMQAERAGFLEGCKNNNVDLKVAGEIFDLMEKFAEYGFNKSHSAAYGLVTLHTAWLKAHYRVEFMAALLTSEKENTDKVVLHIGEARQSGVQVLPPDVNQSDMAFGAVEGKIRFGLGAIKGVGEGAIEAIVEARKEGPFKSLFDFCERVDSRKVNRKVLEALVKAGAFDFEKRPRRQIFESIERAMSRGSSSQKDKAAGQSSLFGMLGGGGSGGADLKNDYVQVEEWSEKERLGLEKEAIGFYVSGHPLHQYDKELKRYARPITAVQRARKDEKLTIAGVVAALRERPTKTGKRMAWVTLEDLSGSIELVCFPGKDGTRNVMGKDGKWTKSGPKPGFEHWEPLLKSDDPILVTGTVQINQRDEDTPVAELIVEDIQSLKVVREKRTKRLELRLPADLATDERLTKLAQIVKQYEGATPLAVSLLFSNEAEALIANLPLKVQVSDELIQSVERLFGMKVVEFG; the protein is encoded by the coding sequence ATGTCCTTTACCCACCTCCACCTGCACTCCCTGTACTCGCTCCTCGACGGAGCGATCCGGATGAAGGATCTCATCAAGACGGTGAAGGAGAAGGGGATGACGAGCGTGGCCGTGACGGATCACGGCAACATGTTCGCCACCATCGACTTCTACAAGAAGGCCAAGGACGCGGGCATCAAGCCCATCATCGGCATGGAGACGTACGTGGCCGGCCCCAAGGGGCGGGCGGACCGTACGGAGAAGGTGGGCCACCACCTCATCCTCCTGGCGAAGAACAAGGAGGGGTACGACAACCTCAAGTACCTCTCGTCCATGGCCTACCGCGAGGGCTTCTACTACCACCCGCGCATCGACAAGAAGCTCCTGGCCGACCACAGCAAGGGCCTGTTCGCCCTCACCGCGTGTCTGGGCGGCGAGGTGACGGGCGCGGCCTTCCGCGGCGACATGGACCACGCGCGCCGCGCGGCGCTCGAGTACAAGAACATCTTCGAGCCGGACCACTTCTTCCTCGAGGTGCAGTCCAACGGGATGCCCGAGCAGGAGACGGCCAACACCAACCTCAAGCAGCTCAGCCGCGACCTGGGCATCCCGCTGTGCGCCACCGCGGACGCGCACTACATCAAGAAGGAGGATGCGCGCGCGCACGAGCTGCTCATGTGCATCGCCAGCGGCAAGACGCTCGCGGACGGCAAGCGCATGAAGCACTCCACGGACAAGCTCTACGTCACGAGCCCCCAGGAGATGCTCGAGTACTTCCACGACACGCCCGAGGCCGTCCACAACACCCAGCGCATCGTCGAGCAGATCAACCTGGAGCTGAAGCTGGGCAAGCCCATGCTGCCCACCTTCCAGGTGCCCGACAGCCACACGCCCGACAGCTACATGGCGGAGCTGGCGCGCGCCAACCTGGAGGAGCGCTTCAAGGAGATCGACCTGGCGCGCTTCCGCGCGGGCCAGAATCCCGTGGACCGCGAGCCCTACAAGGCCCGCCTGGAACTGGAGCTCGGCGTCATCCAGAAGATGGGGTTCAGCGGCTACTTCCTCATCGTCCAGGACTTCATCAACTGGGCCAAGCAGAACAACATCCCCGTGGGCCCGGGCCGTGGCTCGGGCGCGGGCAGCCTCGTGGCCTACTGCCTGCGCATCACCGACCTGGATCCGCTCCCGTACAACCTGCTCTTCGAGCGCTTCCTCAACCCCGAGCGCGTGTCGATGCCCGACTTCGACGTCGACTTCTGCCAGGACCGGCGCGACGAGGTCATCAAGTACGTGGGCCGCAAGTACGGGGAGAACAACGTCGGGCAGATCATCACCTTCGGCTCGCTCAAGGCCAAGAGCGTGCTGCGCGACGTGTGCCGCGTGTTCGCGCTGCCCTTCAGCGAGGGGGATCGCATCGCCAAGCTGGTGCCCGAGGTGCTCGGCATCACCCTCAAGGACGCCATCGAGCAGGAGCCGCGGCTCAAGGAGATGATGGAGAAGCCGAGCGCCATCGGGCAGGTGGATGGCAAGGACGTCACCACCAAGGACGTGCTGGAGATCGCGCTCGCGCTCGAGGGCCTGCACCGCCAGCCCGGCATGCACGCGGCCGGCGTGGTCATCGCCGACAAGCCGCTGTGGGAGTTCGTGCCCACCTACCAGCCGCCGGGGGAAGACACCCTCATCACCCAGTTCGCCAAGGACGAGGTGGAGGCCGCGGGCCTGGTGAAGTTCGACTTCCTCGGCCTCAAGACGCTCACCGTCATCCAGAACGCGCTCAACCTCATCAACCGCAACCCGCCCAACGGCAAGCCCATCCTGCGCGAGGACATCCCGCTGGATGACGCCGAGGTGTGGAAGCTCATGGCGGACGGCGACACGGCCGGCGTCTTCCAGATGGAATCCAGCGGCTTCACCGAAATGGTGATGAAGCTCAAGCCGTCCTGCTTCGAAGACGTCATCGCCGCGGGCGCGCTCTACCGTCCGGGTCCGCTCGACTCGGGCATGGTGGACGTGTTCATCAACCGCAAGCACGGCCGCGAGAAGGTGGTCTACCCGCACCCGCTGCTCGAGCCCGTCCTCAAGGACACCTACGGCGTCATCGTGTACCAGGAACAGGTGATGCAGATCTCCCAGGTGCTGGGAGGCTACACCCTGGGCCGCGCGGACCTGCTTCGCCGCGCCATGGGCAAGAAGAAGGCCGAGGTCATGCAGGCCGAGCGCGCCGGCTTCCTCGAGGGGTGCAAGAACAACAACGTGGACCTGAAGGTCGCGGGGGAGATCTTCGACCTGATGGAGAAGTTCGCCGAGTACGGCTTCAACAAGAGCCACTCGGCGGCCTACGGACTCGTCACCCTGCACACCGCGTGGCTCAAGGCGCACTACCGCGTCGAGTTCATGGCGGCGCTGCTCACGAGCGAGAAGGAAAACACGGACAAGGTGGTGCTGCACATCGGCGAGGCGCGCCAGTCGGGCGTGCAGGTGCTGCCGCCGGATGTGAACCAGTCGGACATGGCGTTCGGCGCGGTGGAGGGGAAGATCCGCTTCGGCCTGGGCGCCATCAAGGGCGTGGGCGAGGGCGCCATCGAGGCCATCGTCGAGGCGCGCAAGGAAGGGCCCTTCAAGAGCCTGTTCGACTTCTGCGAGCGCGTGGACTCGCGCAAGGTGAACCGCAAGGTGCTCGAGGCGCTGGTGAAGGCGGGAGCCTTCGACTTCGAGAAGCGCCCGCGGCGGCAGATCTTCGAGAGCATCGAGCGCGCGATGAGCCGCGGCTCGAGCAGCCAGAAGGACAAGGCGGCGGGGCAGAGTTCGCTCTTCGGGATGTTGGGTGGGGGCGGCTCGGGCGGGGCGGACCTGAAGAACGACTACGTGCAGGTGGAGGAGTGGTCGGAGAAGGAGCGCCTGGGGCTGGAGAAGGAGGCCATCGGCTTCTACGTGTCGGGCCACCCGCTGCACCAGTACGACAAGGAGCTCAAGCGCTACGCGCGGCCCATCACCGCGGTGCAGCGCGCGCGCAAGGACGAGAAGCTCACCATCGCGGGCGTGGTGGCGGCGCTGCGCGAGCGGCCCACCAAGACGGGCAAGCGCATGGCGTGGGTGACGCTGGAGGACCTGTCCGGCTCGATCGAACTGGTGTGCTTCCCGGGCAAGGACGGCACGCGCAACGTCATGGGCAAGGACGGCAAGTGGACGAAGTCGGGGCCCAAGCCCGGCTTCGAGCACTGGGAGCCCCTGCTCAAGAGCGACGATCCCATCCTCGTGACGGGCACGGTGCAGATCAACCAGCGCGACGAGGACACGCCGGTGGCGGAGCTGATCGTCGAGGACATCCAGAGCCTCAAGGTGGTGCGGGAGAAGCGCACCAAGCGCCTGGAGCTGCGGCTGCCGGCGGATCTCGCCACGGACGAGCGGCTCACGAAGCTCGCGCAGATCGTCAAGCAGTACGAGGGCGCCACCCCCCTGGCGGTGAGCCTGCTGTTCTCCAACGAGGCCGAGGCGCTCATCGCCAACCTGCCACTCAAGGTGCAGGTGAGCGACGAGCTCATCCAGTCCGTGGAGCGGCTCTTCGGGATGAAGGTGGTCGAGTTCGGCTGA
- a CDS encoding Spy/CpxP family protein refolding chaperone, with protein sequence MNTKSKILLVGSAVLGVVFLTGFRGGHMGWGARNPERMKQMITWRLDDKLEDLKATDEQKRTIQGLKDSLFDEGQRVVEEQRDARKELVEQWDSAQPDARAVHALVDARVDAWRAFAHKVADAALEAHRVLTPEQRQQVSANAREHMDARH encoded by the coding sequence ATGAACACGAAGAGCAAGATCCTCCTGGTCGGTTCCGCGGTCCTCGGTGTCGTCTTCCTCACGGGCTTCCGGGGCGGGCACATGGGCTGGGGCGCGCGCAACCCCGAGCGCATGAAGCAGATGATCACCTGGCGCCTGGACGACAAGCTCGAGGACCTGAAGGCCACGGACGAGCAGAAGCGGACGATTCAAGGGCTCAAGGACTCCCTCTTCGACGAGGGCCAGCGGGTGGTGGAGGAGCAGCGGGATGCGCGCAAGGAACTGGTGGAGCAGTGGGATTCCGCCCAACCCGACGCCCGCGCCGTGCATGCCCTGGTGGACGCCCGCGTGGACGCCTGGCGCGCCTTCGCCCACAAGGTGGCCGATGCCGCCCTGGAGGCCCACCGCGTCCTCACCCCCGAGCAGCGCCAGCAGGTGTCGGCCAACGCCCGTGAACACATGGACGCCCGCCACTAG
- a CDS encoding aldo/keto reductase, with translation MIRRPLGANGPHVSALGFGAGPVGSPELSEEAAHALLHGVLDAGINLIDTAPSYGLSEERIGRALQGRRHDFVLSTKCGYGVPGVEDWTGPCITQGIEQALHRLRTDFIDVVHFHSCPVEVLERPGVVDALQAAVQRGQVRVAAYSGDNEALAWALRSGAFGSVQLSLNLFDQRVLDTALPLAQERGIGVIAKRPLGNAPWRFAQRPDAHDIATYWDRMHALGLDPEGLDWNGFALRFTAFTPGVASCIVGTTRLEHLQHNLRALEQGPLPEPLVHRIRDAFHRQGASWDGLI, from the coding sequence ATGATTCGCCGTCCCCTGGGCGCCAACGGCCCGCACGTGTCCGCGCTGGGCTTCGGAGCTGGACCCGTGGGCAGTCCCGAGCTGTCCGAGGAGGCCGCCCACGCACTGCTGCACGGGGTGCTGGACGCGGGCATCAACCTCATCGACACCGCCCCGAGCTACGGCCTGTCCGAGGAGCGCATCGGCCGGGCCCTCCAGGGCCGGCGCCACGACTTCGTCCTCTCCACCAAGTGCGGCTATGGCGTGCCCGGCGTGGAGGACTGGACGGGGCCCTGCATCACCCAGGGCATCGAACAGGCCCTGCACCGGCTGCGCACCGACTTCATCGACGTGGTGCACTTCCACTCGTGTCCCGTGGAGGTGCTCGAGCGCCCCGGCGTGGTGGACGCGCTCCAGGCCGCCGTGCAGCGAGGCCAGGTGCGCGTCGCCGCCTACTCGGGGGACAACGAGGCCCTCGCCTGGGCTCTGCGCTCGGGAGCCTTCGGCTCGGTGCAGCTCTCGCTCAACCTCTTCGACCAGCGCGTGCTCGACACGGCCCTGCCCCTGGCCCAGGAGCGCGGAATCGGCGTCATCGCCAAGCGGCCCCTGGGCAACGCCCCCTGGCGCTTTGCCCAGCGGCCTGACGCCCACGACATCGCCACGTACTGGGACCGCATGCACGCGCTCGGGCTGGACCCCGAGGGCCTGGACTGGAACGGGTTCGCCCTGCGCTTCACCGCCTTCACTCCGGGAGTGGCGAGCTGCATCGTGGGCACCACGCGCCTGGAGCACCTCCAGCACAACCTGCGCGCCCTCGAGCAGGGCCCCCTGCCCGAGCCCCTCGTGCACCGCATCCGCGACGCCTTCCACCGCCAGGGCGCCTCCTGGGATGGCCTCATCTGA
- a CDS encoding GNAT family N-acetyltransferase, with product MIRSATPEDVPVIARLIRALAEYEKLSHQVILREEDLTRHLFGERPHAEVVLAEEAGAVVGFALFFHTYSTFLARPSLYLEDLFVLPEHRGGGHGKALLSHLARLAVERGCGRFEWSVLDWNAPSIAFYESFGAVPMKDWTVFRLTGEALTRLAGRT from the coding sequence ATGATTCGTTCAGCCACCCCCGAGGACGTCCCCGTCATCGCCCGGCTCATCCGGGCCCTGGCCGAGTACGAGAAGCTCTCCCATCAGGTCATCCTTCGAGAGGAGGACCTGACGCGGCACCTGTTCGGCGAGCGGCCCCATGCCGAGGTCGTCCTCGCCGAGGAGGCGGGCGCGGTGGTGGGCTTCGCCCTCTTCTTCCACACCTACTCCACCTTCCTCGCCCGGCCGAGCCTGTACCTGGAGGATCTCTTCGTGCTGCCCGAGCACCGGGGAGGGGGCCATGGCAAGGCGCTGCTGTCGCACCTGGCGCGGCTCGCCGTCGAGCGGGGCTGCGGGCGCTTCGAGTGGTCCGTGCTGGACTGGAACGCGCCCTCCATCGCCTTCTACGAGTCCTTCGGCGCCGTGCCCATGAAGGACTGGACCGTCTTCCGGCTCACGGGGGAGGCCCTGACTCGGCTGGCGGGAAGGACGTAG